One segment of Streptomyces sp. YIM 121038 DNA contains the following:
- a CDS encoding DUF4142 domain-containing protein gives MRHINGTALIIAALVVTVGALAFPVWSYADRSGTGEANLNAGSVPTRWGPLSATDRDFLVRVRLAGLWEIPAGQQAVERAPTKAVKEAGDHLIVGHTDLDQRVRGVAAQLNVELPNQPNEQQQGWLKELTAASGETYQRKFANLLRVAHGKVFALIAQVRDSTRNSLVRQLASDANQTVLDHITMLEGTGLVDFDAIAGGNAATATASPTGPPAPGGTPPEPAPAGPSGDVSGTSRPSPGAPGTVNTDRPEPQM, from the coding sequence ATCAGGCACATCAACGGCACGGCCCTGATCATCGCGGCCCTCGTCGTCACCGTGGGGGCGCTCGCGTTCCCCGTGTGGTCGTACGCCGACCGCTCCGGCACGGGCGAGGCGAACCTCAACGCCGGGAGCGTGCCCACGCGTTGGGGCCCGCTGTCGGCCACCGACCGGGACTTCCTCGTACGGGTGCGGCTCGCCGGGCTGTGGGAGATACCGGCCGGGCAGCAGGCCGTGGAGCGCGCGCCCACCAAGGCCGTCAAGGAGGCCGGTGACCATCTGATCGTCGGGCACACCGACCTCGACCAGCGGGTGCGCGGGGTCGCCGCGCAGCTGAACGTGGAGCTGCCCAACCAGCCCAACGAGCAACAGCAGGGCTGGCTCAAGGAGTTGACCGCGGCGAGCGGCGAGACGTACCAGCGCAAGTTCGCGAACCTGCTGCGCGTCGCGCACGGCAAGGTGTTCGCCCTGATCGCCCAGGTGCGGGACAGCACCCGCAACTCGCTGGTGCGCCAGCTCGCCTCGGACGCCAACCAGACCGTCCTGGACCACATCACCATGCTGGAGGGCACCGGCCTCGTCGACTTCGACGCCATCGCGGGCGGCAACGCCGCGACCGCCACCGCGAGCCCCACCGGTCCCCCGGCGCCCGGCGGCACGCCCCCCGAGCCCGCCCCCGCCGGTCCGAGCGGCGACGTCTCCGGCACCTCACGGCCCTCGCCCGGGGCCCCGGGCACCGTCAACACCGACCGGCCCGAACCTCAAATGTAG
- a CDS encoding peptidyl-tRNA hydrolase has protein sequence MSAYEPQADSPFRAEPGERDLAPQFVLPLVARIERAAPPARTDALETAARAVLTILSDERSLGEGAWAEAMRDWQDARIRKVVRRARGAEWRRAEALDGITVAGKTAEVRVYPPVPLDGWPKDLARLQVSGTDLDDPEPPLDPEPGTPVLWLNPEVTMSAGKAMAQAGHGAQLAWWDLTAADRAAWRDAGFPLAVRTAPPSRWRELTTNGLPVVRDAGYTEIAPGSCTVVADHPALRGA, from the coding sequence GTGAGTGCTTACGAACCCCAGGCCGACAGTCCCTTCCGTGCCGAGCCCGGCGAGCGCGACCTGGCGCCGCAGTTCGTGCTGCCCCTGGTGGCGCGCATCGAGCGGGCGGCTCCCCCGGCGCGTACGGACGCCCTGGAGACGGCGGCGCGCGCGGTCCTGACGATCCTCAGCGACGAGCGGTCCCTCGGCGAGGGCGCGTGGGCCGAGGCGATGCGGGACTGGCAGGACGCCCGCATCCGCAAGGTGGTGCGCAGGGCGCGGGGCGCGGAGTGGCGCCGCGCGGAGGCCCTGGACGGCATCACGGTCGCGGGCAAGACGGCGGAGGTCCGCGTCTATCCGCCGGTCCCCCTGGACGGCTGGCCCAAGGACCTGGCCCGCCTCCAGGTGTCGGGCACGGACCTGGACGACCCGGAGCCGCCCCTGGACCCGGAGCCGGGCACGCCGGTGCTCTGGCTGAACCCCGAGGTGACGATGTCGGCGGGCAAGGCCATGGCGCAGGCCGGCCACGGCGCGCAGCTCGCCTGGTGGGACCTGACGGCGGCGGACCGGGCGGCGTGGCGGGACGCCGGTTTCCCCCTGGCGGTGCGGACCGCGCCGCCGTCCCGCTGGCGGGAGTTGACCACCAACGGCCTCCCGGTGGTGCGGGACGCGGGCTACACGGAGATCGCCCCCGGCTCCTGCACGGTGGTCGCCGACCACCCCGCGCTGCGCGGCGCCTGA
- a CDS encoding ATP-binding cassette domain-containing protein: protein MGRTGGIGSGSTDFAVRLDGAGRRYGLRGPWVLRGVTLGVRAGTLTRVQGANGTGKSTLLRLLARVDAPTEGRVHGRPRTAYVPERFPAALPFTAAGYLTHMGRVHGLSGAAAARRAHAWLERFDAAGHAGTPLTELSKGGSQKVAVAQALLAEPGLLVLDEAWTGLDAAARDVLDRAVAEHTAAGGAAVFVDHDPRRLAGLPDETYETTGTGVHRRAERPAPDPAAAGPAVVIEVRGPRGAPLPPGLPGAAAAGPEPDVRRLVVAQPQSDLVLRTLLTASPPWHVIGVRAAEERR from the coding sequence ATGGGACGCACGGGGGGCATCGGCAGTGGATCCACGGACTTCGCGGTACGACTGGACGGCGCGGGCCGCCGCTACGGCCTGCGCGGCCCCTGGGTGCTGCGCGGCGTGACCCTCGGCGTGCGCGCCGGGACCCTGACCCGCGTCCAGGGCGCGAACGGCACCGGCAAGTCCACGCTCCTGCGGCTCCTCGCTCGCGTCGACGCCCCGACCGAGGGCCGCGTCCACGGCCGCCCCCGCACCGCCTACGTCCCCGAACGCTTCCCGGCCGCCCTGCCGTTCACCGCGGCGGGCTACCTCACGCACATGGGCCGCGTGCACGGCCTGAGCGGCGCGGCGGCGGCCCGGCGCGCGCACGCGTGGCTGGAGCGCTTCGACGCCGCGGGCCACGCGGGCACCCCCCTGACCGAACTGTCCAAGGGCGGCAGCCAGAAGGTCGCCGTCGCCCAGGCCCTGCTCGCGGAGCCCGGCCTGCTCGTCCTCGACGAGGCGTGGACGGGCCTGGACGCCGCCGCCCGCGACGTCCTCGACCGCGCCGTCGCCGAGCACACGGCCGCCGGCGGCGCCGCCGTCTTCGTCGACCACGACCCGCGACGGCTCGCGGGGCTGCCCGACGAGACGTACGAGACGACCGGCACGGGCGTGCACCGCCGCGCGGAGCGGCCCGCGCCCGACCCGGCGGCCGCGGGCCCCGCCGTGGTCATCGAGGTCCGCGGCCCGCGCGGCGCACCGCTGCCGCCCGGCCTCCCGGGGGCGGCCGCGGCGGGCCCGGAGCCGGACGTCCGCCGCCTGGTGGTCGCTCAGCCGCAGTCGGACCTGGTCCTGCGCACCTTGCTCACGGCGAGCCCGCCCTGGCACGTCATCGGCGTACGGGCGGCGGAGGAACGGCGATGA
- a CDS encoding ABC transporter: protein MTAALLRYQTALLLRSQRWLAPVVLYAVFLAVGVQGGQPVLDSLAYAAAALLPVTAWLARICVTNEPPAARGCTAAAAGPGRAHLAALLTAFLAASVLGAAAAAAVAVISDAASTDHHTAVARGPAAAAGLLAMLVSALLGTAVGALTSRPLLRSPGRSVPALLLAALLALVTTGSPAKAVLTDLTRGSRDGTVPLPVGALAAALATAAAAVALACGACARRE from the coding sequence ATGACGGCGGCCCTGCTGCGGTACCAGACGGCCCTGCTCCTTCGCTCCCAGCGCTGGCTCGCGCCGGTCGTCCTCTACGCGGTGTTCCTCGCCGTCGGCGTCCAGGGCGGGCAGCCCGTGCTCGACTCGCTCGCGTACGCGGCGGCGGCCCTGCTGCCCGTGACGGCCTGGCTGGCGCGGATCTGCGTCACCAACGAACCGCCCGCCGCGCGCGGTTGCACGGCCGCCGCCGCGGGACCCGGCCGCGCGCACCTCGCCGCGCTGCTCACCGCCTTCCTGGCGGCGAGCGTCCTCGGGGCGGCCGCCGCCGCGGCCGTCGCCGTCATCAGCGACGCGGCGAGCACCGACCACCACACAGCCGTGGCGCGCGGGCCCGCCGCCGCGGCGGGGCTCCTTGCGATGCTGGTCAGCGCGCTGCTCGGCACGGCCGTCGGCGCCCTCACCAGCAGGCCGCTGCTGCGCTCGCCGGGGCGGTCGGTGCCCGCGCTCCTGCTGGCCGCGCTCCTGGCCCTGGTGACCACGGGATCGCCGGCCAAGGCGGTCCTCACCGACCTCACGCGCGGTTCGCGCGACGGCACGGTGCCGCTGCCGGTGGGGGCGCTCGCCGCCGCCCTCGCGACAGCCGCGGCGGCGGTGGCCCTCGCCTGCGGGGCCTGCGCGCGCCGGGAGTGA
- a CDS encoding polysaccharide deacetylase family protein, which yields MITRTRKWTALLTLAAAALTACGTAPGTPASAPRPERPAAPAHRTAPPTLAPGPQGLTPVFSRAPGERARPAVALTFDADMTAGQGPRATGGERFDNPALVATLRRLKVPATFFMTGRWAEQYPAQARSIGRDPLFEVANHSYSHYAFTADCYGLPTLPRGRVRADVERAFAAFRRAGVTRTVPYFRFPGGCYDRAALRALAPAGVTAVQWDVVSGDAFATDPDAVARQVLREVRPGSVVVLHCTRSAAPATERALHRIVPELRARGFRLVRVSEQIGAARAGSRGG from the coding sequence GTGATCACTCGTACCCGGAAGTGGACCGCCCTCCTCACCCTCGCCGCGGCCGCCCTCACGGCCTGTGGCACCGCCCCCGGCACCCCCGCATCCGCGCCCCGGCCCGAGCGGCCCGCCGCCCCCGCCCACCGCACGGCCCCGCCCACCCTCGCCCCGGGCCCGCAAGGCCTGACCCCGGTCTTCAGCAGGGCGCCCGGCGAGCGCGCGCGGCCCGCCGTGGCCCTCACCTTCGACGCCGACATGACCGCGGGCCAGGGGCCCCGCGCCACCGGGGGCGAGCGGTTCGACAACCCCGCGCTCGTGGCGACGCTGCGCCGCCTGAAGGTCCCCGCGACGTTCTTCATGACGGGCCGCTGGGCCGAGCAGTACCCGGCGCAGGCCCGGTCCATCGGCCGGGACCCGCTCTTCGAGGTGGCCAACCACTCCTACAGCCACTACGCCTTCACGGCGGACTGCTACGGCCTGCCCACGCTGCCCCGCGGCCGCGTGCGCGCCGACGTGGAGCGCGCGTTCGCCGCCTTCCGGCGGGCGGGCGTCACCCGGACCGTGCCGTACTTCCGCTTCCCCGGCGGCTGCTACGACCGCGCGGCGCTGCGCGCCCTGGCCCCGGCCGGGGTCACGGCGGTGCAGTGGGACGTGGTGAGCGGCGACGCCTTCGCGACGGACCCGGACGCGGTGGCGCGCCAGGTCCTGCGGGAGGTGCGCCCCGGCTCGGTCGTGGTCCTGCACTGCACGCGCAGCGCGGCCCCGGCCACGGAGCGCGCGCTCCACCGCATCGTCCCCGAGCTCCGCGCGCGCGGCTTCCGCCTGGTCCGCGTGTCGGAGCAGATCGGGGCCGCCCGCGCCGGGAGCCGGGGCGGCTGA
- a CDS encoding class I SAM-dependent methyltransferase, producing the protein MSETPDISWTEPAGPEPGAVRGARWHSESGAAAPKRVIVADDRMKADKAYRLVCEGTALLWRGDYQGARQLLKALGRRLDRLAPKPGSTPAETFHRHRQSRGHRARVLGMLLVVLEEDHALDLRRAPDVRQACAEAYGPAQGRTVVSLRELLGVIGAHEWRKKGVEIPAVGGRIHPHYGVFSPVRGEYVDLVATAPLPAPALLATGTALDLGTGTGVLAAVLARRGVGRVVATDSSPRALACARDNVERLGLTGRVEVVDGDALYPPERAALVVCNPPWLPARPTSAVEQGVYDPDSAMLKAFLAGLAAHLEPAGEGWLIISDLAEHLGLRGRQELLDAFAAAGLRVVDRHDARPRHPRASDPGDPLHTARAAEVTSLWRLAPA; encoded by the coding sequence ATGTCCGAGACGCCCGACATCAGCTGGACCGAGCCCGCCGGACCCGAGCCCGGGGCCGTCCGCGGCGCCCGCTGGCACTCCGAGAGCGGCGCGGCCGCCCCCAAAAGGGTGATCGTCGCGGACGACCGGATGAAGGCCGACAAGGCCTACCGCCTCGTCTGCGAGGGCACCGCGCTGCTGTGGCGCGGTGACTACCAGGGCGCGCGCCAGCTCCTGAAGGCGCTGGGACGGCGCCTGGACCGGCTCGCCCCGAAGCCGGGGTCGACCCCCGCGGAGACGTTCCACCGCCACCGCCAGTCCCGGGGCCACCGCGCCCGCGTGCTCGGCATGCTCCTCGTCGTCCTGGAGGAGGACCACGCGCTCGACCTGCGCCGCGCCCCCGACGTGCGCCAGGCCTGCGCGGAGGCCTACGGACCGGCCCAGGGGCGCACGGTCGTCTCGCTGCGCGAGCTGCTCGGTGTGATCGGCGCCCACGAGTGGCGCAAGAAGGGCGTGGAGATCCCGGCCGTCGGCGGCCGCATCCACCCCCACTACGGAGTGTTCTCGCCGGTCCGCGGCGAGTACGTCGACCTGGTGGCCACGGCCCCGCTGCCCGCCCCCGCCCTCCTCGCGACCGGCACCGCCCTCGACCTCGGCACCGGCACCGGCGTGCTGGCCGCCGTCCTCGCCCGCCGCGGCGTCGGCCGGGTCGTCGCCACCGACAGCAGCCCCCGCGCCCTCGCCTGCGCCCGCGACAACGTGGAGCGGCTCGGCCTCACCGGCCGCGTCGAGGTCGTCGACGGCGACGCGCTGTACCCGCCAGAGCGCGCCGCGCTCGTCGTGTGCAATCCGCCCTGGCTCCCCGCCCGCCCCACCTCCGCCGTGGAACAGGGGGTGTACGACCCGGACAGCGCCATGCTGAAGGCGTTCCTCGCCGGGCTCGCCGCGCACCTGGAGCCCGCGGGCGAGGGCTGGCTGATCATCTCCGACCTGGCCGAGCACCTCGGCCTGCGCGGCCGCCAGGAGCTCCTGGACGCCTTCGCCGCGGCCGGGCTCCGCGTCGTCGACCGGCACGACGCCAGGCCCCGGCACCCGCGCGCCTCGGACCCGGGCGACCCGCTGCACACGGCCCGCGCCGCCGAGGTCACCTCGCTGTGGCGGCTCGCCCCCGCCTAG
- a CDS encoding PPK2 family polyphosphate kinase, whose translation MLRIPEGDRVDLSSYDARATPGGPSGKADGLLATARLGERLADLQERLYAASTQGDRRRLLLVLQGMDTSGKGGTVKHVIGLFNPSGCRIKAFKAPTPEELNHPFLWRIAQALPLPGEIGIFDRSHYEDVLIARVRELVPRSVLGRRYGQINRFEQSLADDGVTVVKCFLHISYEEQRGRLLERLDNPEKHWKFNPGDIAERALWPAYQEAYELALERCSTPSAPWYLIPADRKWYRNWAISTLLLEHLETLDPRYPKADFDVAECRGQLLAQG comes from the coding sequence CTGCTGCGGATCCCCGAGGGCGACCGGGTCGACCTCTCCTCCTACGACGCGCGGGCCACGCCCGGAGGCCCCTCCGGCAAGGCGGACGGGCTGCTCGCGACCGCCCGTCTGGGTGAACGGCTCGCGGACCTCCAGGAGCGCCTGTACGCGGCCAGCACGCAAGGGGACCGGCGCCGCCTCCTGCTGGTCCTCCAGGGGATGGACACCAGCGGCAAGGGCGGCACCGTCAAGCACGTCATCGGCCTGTTCAACCCGTCCGGCTGCCGCATCAAGGCGTTCAAGGCGCCGACGCCCGAGGAGCTGAACCACCCGTTCCTGTGGCGGATCGCCCAGGCGCTGCCGCTCCCCGGCGAGATCGGCATCTTCGACCGCTCGCACTACGAGGACGTCCTCATCGCCCGCGTCCGCGAGCTGGTGCCGCGCAGCGTCCTCGGCCGCCGCTACGGACAGATCAACCGCTTCGAGCAGTCCCTCGCCGACGACGGCGTGACGGTCGTGAAGTGCTTCCTGCACATCTCCTACGAGGAGCAGCGCGGCCGCCTCCTGGAGCGGCTCGACAACCCCGAGAAGCACTGGAAGTTCAACCCCGGCGACATCGCCGAGCGCGCGCTGTGGCCCGCGTACCAGGAGGCGTACGAGCTGGCCCTGGAGCGCTGCTCGACGCCGTCGGCCCCCTGGTACCTGATCCCCGCCGACCGCAAGTGGTACCGCAACTGGGCGATCAGCACGCTGCTCCTGGAGCACCTGGAGACGCTCGACCCGCGGTACCCGAAGGCGGACTTCGACGTGGCGGAGTGCCGCGGGCAGCTGCTGGCCCAGGGCTGA
- a CDS encoding alkaline phosphatase PhoX has product MSAARPSATRRQVLARTGALGASIAFSGALSELFAGTATAAAQGRAGYGPLVPDPAGLLDLPEGFRYQVLSREGDPLRSGEGRVPSNHDGMAAFRGRRGGVHLVRNHENRVGAKIGVPVVKGLTYDPAAKGGCTALALDRDNDVLGERVAIAGTAVNCAGGPTPWGTWLTCEETEDKAGTNGYTKDHGFIFEVDPVDPRRTGAVPLTAMGRFQHEAIAVDPWRGVVYETEDAFQKPFGLFYRFLPDRPEGGRGSLRAGGRLQAMRVPGLPDLSAVQETGASFRGVEWVDVPDPLAVSTPIRDQDFGPKGITHAQKLEGCYWGGRCVYFVSSYARRTEGSAGDHYGQVWRYDPARRCLTLVIVFGPDTDIQLPGESPDNICLTPSGGLMVCEDGDGAQHVYGVTRGGRVYAMARNAKNIGTPQDPAWGEFAGVTFSPDHRTMYVNCYTPGTTFAVTGPWHE; this is encoded by the coding sequence ATGTCCGCAGCACGACCCAGCGCGACCAGACGTCAAGTACTCGCCCGCACCGGTGCCTTGGGGGCGTCCATCGCCTTCAGCGGCGCCCTCTCCGAGCTGTTCGCGGGCACGGCCACCGCGGCCGCCCAGGGCCGGGCGGGCTACGGCCCGCTCGTGCCCGACCCGGCCGGACTCCTCGACCTGCCCGAGGGCTTCCGCTACCAGGTCCTGTCCCGCGAGGGCGACCCGCTGCGCTCCGGCGAGGGCAGGGTGCCGAGCAACCACGACGGCATGGCCGCCTTCCGCGGCCGGCGCGGCGGCGTCCACCTGGTGCGCAACCACGAGAACCGCGTCGGCGCGAAGATCGGCGTCCCGGTCGTCAAGGGCCTGACCTACGACCCGGCCGCCAAGGGCGGCTGTACGGCGCTCGCCCTCGACCGCGACAACGACGTGCTCGGCGAGCGCGTCGCCATCGCGGGCACCGCCGTCAACTGCGCGGGCGGCCCGACCCCCTGGGGCACCTGGCTGACCTGCGAGGAGACCGAGGACAAGGCCGGGACGAACGGCTACACCAAGGACCACGGCTTCATCTTCGAGGTCGACCCCGTCGACCCGCGCCGCACCGGGGCCGTCCCGCTGACGGCCATGGGCCGCTTCCAGCACGAGGCGATCGCGGTCGACCCGTGGCGCGGTGTGGTGTACGAGACCGAGGACGCCTTCCAGAAGCCGTTCGGCCTGTTCTACCGCTTCCTGCCGGACCGGCCCGAGGGCGGCAGGGGCTCGCTGCGCGCGGGCGGCCGCCTCCAGGCGATGCGCGTGCCCGGCCTGCCCGACCTGTCGGCGGTCCAGGAGACCGGCGCGTCCTTCCGCGGGGTCGAGTGGGTCGACGTACCCGACCCGCTCGCGGTCTCCACGCCCATCCGCGACCAGGACTTCGGCCCGAAGGGCATCACGCACGCCCAGAAGCTGGAGGGCTGCTACTGGGGCGGCCGCTGCGTCTACTTCGTCTCCAGCTACGCGCGCAGAACGGAGGGCTCGGCGGGCGACCACTACGGCCAGGTCTGGCGTTACGACCCGGCGCGCCGCTGCCTCACCCTCGTGATCGTCTTCGGCCCGGACACCGACATCCAGCTGCCCGGCGAGTCCCCCGACAACATCTGTCTGACCCCCAGCGGCGGCCTGATGGTGTGCGAGGACGGCGACGGGGCGCAGCACGTGTACGGCGTCACGCGCGGCGGCCGCGTGTACGCGATGGCCCGCAACGCCAAAAACATCGGCACTCCCCAAGACCCCGCCTGGGGCGAGTTCGCGGGCGTCACCTTCTCCCCCGACCACCGCACGATGTACGTGAACTGCTACACGCCCGGGACGACGTTCGCGGTGACGGGCCCCTGGCACGAGTAG
- the zapE gene encoding cell division protein ZapE gives MSASTAASGRSPIPEAGPLSLCAREPHVPADRLVAEMVPPPRFDSVRFATYIPDPNQPSQTEAVGVLSAFAAGLGGAHASGSGKRRWFGRAKQAAPSGPRGVYLDGGYGVGKTHLLASLWHAAPAEPSLKAFGTFVELTNLVGALGFQQTVKTLSGHRLLCIDEFELDDPGDTVLVSTLLGKLVEAGVALAATSNTLPGKLGEGRFAAADFLREIQGLSAHFKALRIDGEDYRHRGLPEAPAPYSDEEVTKAAYATGGASLDDFPHLLDHLARVHPSRYGALTDGLTAVCLTDVTPVPDQSTALRLVVLADRLYDREVPVLASGVPFDRLFGEDMLNGGYRKKYFRAISRLTALARDAKGLVNA, from the coding sequence GTGTCAGCCTCCACCGCCGCCTCCGGGCGGAGCCCCATACCCGAAGCGGGCCCCCTCTCCCTGTGCGCCCGCGAGCCGCACGTGCCCGCGGACCGCCTCGTCGCCGAGATGGTGCCGCCGCCGCGCTTCGACTCGGTCCGCTTCGCCACGTACATCCCGGACCCGAACCAGCCGAGCCAGACCGAGGCCGTCGGGGTCCTGAGCGCCTTCGCGGCCGGGCTCGGCGGGGCCCACGCGAGCGGCTCGGGCAAGCGGCGCTGGTTCGGGCGGGCCAAGCAGGCCGCGCCCTCCGGTCCGCGCGGGGTCTATCTGGACGGTGGCTACGGCGTCGGCAAGACCCATCTGCTCGCCTCCCTGTGGCACGCCGCCCCGGCCGAGCCGTCGCTGAAGGCGTTCGGCACGTTCGTGGAGCTGACGAACCTGGTCGGGGCGCTCGGCTTCCAGCAGACGGTCAAGACCCTCAGCGGCCACCGGCTGCTGTGCATCGACGAGTTCGAGCTGGACGACCCGGGCGACACGGTCCTGGTGTCCACGCTGCTCGGCAAGCTCGTCGAGGCGGGCGTCGCGCTCGCCGCGACCTCCAACACGCTGCCGGGCAAGCTCGGCGAGGGCCGGTTCGCCGCCGCCGACTTCCTGCGCGAGATCCAGGGCCTGTCGGCGCACTTCAAGGCGCTGCGCATCGACGGCGAGGACTACCGCCACCGCGGCCTGCCCGAGGCCCCGGCGCCGTACTCGGACGAGGAGGTCACCAAGGCCGCGTACGCGACCGGGGGCGCGAGCCTGGACGACTTCCCGCATCTGCTCGACCATCTGGCGCGCGTCCACCCGAGCCGGTACGGCGCCCTCACCGACGGCCTCACCGCGGTCTGCCTCACCGACGTCACGCCGGTGCCCGACCAGTCGACGGCGCTGCGCCTCGTGGTGCTCGCCGACCGGCTCTACGACCGGGAGGTGCCGGTGCTCGCCTCCGGTGTCCCCTTCGACCGGCTGTTCGGCGAGGACATGCTCAACGGCGGCTACCGAAAGAAGTACTTCCGGGCGATTTCGCGGCTGACGGCGCTGGCGCGCGACGCCAAGGGGCTCGTGAACGCCTGA
- a CDS encoding pyrimidine reductase family protein: MRRLFPVTDQTSESAGTPASVVDREWTLDELAEAYAYPDREGPWLRANMVSTLDGAAQHDGRSQPISGATDMRIFGALRGLADAVVVGAETVRQEGYRPARAREAFAARRAAAGQPPAPAVVVLSASLELDFTLPLFTAPLTPTLLVTGAAAPADRVEAARKAGAEVVLAGEGAGAEPARVVAELAERGFEHLLTEGGPRLLGQFVAAGVLDELCLTVSPMLTAGGAQRIAGGPGVPVPERFVLASVLEEAGFLFTRYRRSWESAESPVPFAVGGAH, encoded by the coding sequence ATGCGACGCCTGTTCCCTGTGACCGATCAGACATCCGAAAGCGCCGGAACGCCGGCTTCTGTGGTCGATCGCGAGTGGACCCTCGACGAGCTGGCCGAGGCCTACGCCTACCCGGACCGGGAGGGCCCCTGGCTGCGCGCCAACATGGTCTCCACCCTCGACGGCGCGGCCCAGCACGACGGCCGCTCCCAGCCCATCTCCGGCGCCACCGACATGCGGATCTTCGGCGCCCTGCGGGGCCTCGCGGACGCCGTCGTGGTCGGTGCGGAAACGGTACGCCAGGAGGGTTACCGGCCGGCCCGCGCGCGGGAGGCCTTCGCCGCGCGCCGCGCCGCCGCCGGGCAGCCGCCCGCGCCCGCCGTCGTCGTGCTCAGCGCGAGCCTGGAGCTCGACTTCACCCTGCCGCTGTTCACCGCGCCGCTGACGCCGACGCTCCTGGTGACCGGCGCCGCGGCGCCCGCGGACCGGGTGGAGGCCGCGCGCAAGGCCGGGGCGGAGGTCGTGCTCGCCGGTGAGGGGGCCGGGGCGGAGCCCGCGCGGGTGGTCGCGGAGCTGGCCGAACGCGGGTTCGAGCACCTGCTCACCGAGGGCGGGCCCCGGCTGCTCGGGCAGTTCGTGGCGGCGGGCGTGCTCGACGAGCTGTGTCTGACGGTGTCCCCGATGCTCACCGCGGGCGGGGCGCAGCGGATCGCGGGCGGGCCCGGGGTGCCGGTGCCGGAGCGGTTCGTACTGGCGTCCGTACTGGAAGAGGCCGGGTTCCTCTTCACCCGATACCGTCGGTCCTGGGAATCAGCGGAATCCCCCGTTCCGTTTGCCGTCGGCGGGGCACACTAA
- a CDS encoding indole-3-glycerol phosphate synthase, protein MFTSVLMIEKALTSADVEFVTTLHGEEPVTFHVLLQPRGDQADRLLRAIDDVALGELDEAVREGDVPEGDAAVGPAEQALQVSLTALRAAGSAAEGKLIEDHPLDALRELVDAAGADEVIVLTDPHYVEEFFHRDWASRARHKVGVPVLKLFSHSEK, encoded by the coding sequence GTGTTCACAAGCGTATTGATGATCGAGAAGGCCCTGACGTCCGCCGACGTGGAGTTCGTCACCACCTTGCACGGCGAGGAGCCGGTCACCTTCCACGTCCTCCTGCAGCCGCGCGGGGACCAGGCGGACCGCCTGCTCCGGGCGATCGACGACGTGGCGCTCGGCGAGCTCGACGAGGCGGTGCGCGAGGGGGACGTACCGGAGGGCGACGCGGCCGTCGGCCCCGCCGAGCAGGCCCTCCAGGTCTCCCTCACCGCCCTGCGGGCCGCGGGCAGCGCGGCCGAGGGCAAGCTCATCGAGGACCACCCGCTGGACGCGCTGCGCGAGCTCGTGGACGCGGCCGGGGCGGACGAGGTCATCGTGCTCACCGACCCCCACTACGTGGAGGAGTTCTTCCACCGCGACTGGGCGTCCCGGGCGCGCCACAAGGTCGGGGTGCCGGTCCTGAAGCTCTTCTCGCACAGCGAGAAGTAG